GATCGAAATCACCATGATCACCTTACCGGCGTCCGTGATAAATATCTTCGATTTTTCTACCATCGTGGTACCAACGTTTTTCCAGCGGGGTGCGCGGTAAACGGGCAATTCCATGATGAAGTAGCTTTTTTCCCTGATCTTGATGAACAGTTTCATCACCGCGGCCACGATAAATGCCATCACAAAACCAAGCAGGTACAACACCATCATGGCGAGCCCCTGCAAATTGAATACGCCGAAGACCGGAGTGTCCGGCACCACCAGGGCGATCATGATGGTATAAACGGGCAGCCTGGCGGAGCAGCTCATCAGCGGCGTGATCATAATGGTAATAAGGCGCTCTTTCCGGTTTTCGATGTTCCTCGCCGCCATGATGGCGGGCACAGCGCAGGCTACACCGGAAATCAAAGGCATCACTGATTTCCCGTTCAGGCCCACCTGCCGCATGAGACGGTCGGTGAGGAAGGAAATGCGCGCCATATATCCCGTATCTTCCAGGATAGTGATCAACCCGAAGAGAATGGCGATCTGGGGAATGAAGATGACGATCCCCCCGATACCGGCGATAATACCGTTCACCAGTAGGTCGGTCCAGCTGTTGTCGGGCAGCACTTCCGATACCCAGCCGCCTAACGACCCGAATACGCCGTCGATCAGGTCCATCGGGTAGGAGGCGAGCCAGAAAATGCTTTGGAACATGAGGAAAAGAACGCCCAGCAAGATGACATATCCCCAGACGCGGTGCAGGAGGATATTGTCGATCCGTTCCGTCTGTAGCTGCTGCTGCAGGGGATCGGTTTCCACCACCGTTCCATTCATGATATGCTTGATGCGGGCGTAACGCTGCATGATCTCGTCGGCCTGCACTTTGGTCTTATTGAAATTTTGCGCTTTCAGTAATTCACGGATGTCGTGCTGCTTGTTTGCAGGGATGAAAGGCAGCTCCTCGTGGTTGGCTGCGACGTGTAGCGCGGCATAATCGCTCGACACGGGGAAGATCGCCTTCACGCCGTCAATCACCGCGGGCGCGAGCTGACGGCTGTCGATGAACTCACGCGCGGGCGACTGGAATTTCTCCTGCGCGATCAGTTCTATATTCTTTTTTAACGGTTGAAGCCCTTTGTTCTTACGCGGATTGATAGCCACCACGGGCACGCCCAGCTCGCGTTCCAGCCCTGCCAAATCGACTTCGATGCCTTTTTTCTTGGCCAGGTCCATCATGGTAAGACCGATAATTACCGGCATTTTCAGATCAATGATCTGCGAGCAGAAGAGCAGGTTGCGTTTGAGATTGGAAGCGTCCGCGATGATGATAATCATATCCGGCCGGTCGGTCCCTTCGGGATGGAGGAGCACATCATACGTCACAAATTCGTCCGCGCTTTTCGGGTACAGGGAATATGTGCCGGGCAGGTCGATGATATTCGCCTCAAGCGTCGGCGAGATGCGGGCGCTGCCGGTTTTCTTGTCTACCGTAACGCCGGGGAAGTTGCCTACTTTCTGATTTAATCCTGTCAGCGCATTAAAGAGCGAGCTTTTGCCGCTGTTCGGATTGCCGACCAGCGCAATATTGATTGGTGCCTTCATCCTTATCTGTTCCTCCGGTGGTTTTTTGAATATGCAAAATTAGCAATTAATCAGGGAGGGAAATGATCGGATCGGGAAAAAAGGAGGAGCGGCGGCCCGATTTACGGGGAATCTCCCGCAAAACCCCGCGGAAATGAAAAAGCCGCGGTGAATACCGCGGCTCCTCAGGTTTTAGAAACTAAACTTATTGTGACGAATTGCTATATATTAAGAATAGGCTACCGGTGTGTTGAACAGGAAACCGACGAACGGTCGGCTTGCCGTGGCTTTGGGTTCCGCTGCCGCAGGAACGGTGTCCGTTTTGGCGGGAGCGGGGTTTTCCCTGTCGGGGCCCCGGTAGCGGTAGTTGCGATCGAGCGAGTCGCGCTGGTGGCGTTCTGAACCCGGTGCGGGCGGCAGATCTCGTCTTTCCCAATCACCGTTATCGTTCATTTTCAATTCCATGCGATCATGTTCATCCCAGTTATGCCCTTCATCCCACCAGCGGCCCCGGCGGTAGCCGTCGAAGTGGAAATGGTTGCGTGCTTCCCGGTCCACGATCACCTCTTTGCCGGCCGGTACATAAATCGTGAGATACACACGCTGCAGCCGGTATTTGGAATCGCGCGGGATGGAGAAACCGCTGGGCAGGAAAATCACCGAATCACGCTGGCTGATCTGGAACTGGATCTGGCGGGCCAGGTCGCGGGCTTCAGCGCTGGAGCGGCCCCTCGACTTCTTGCCCATCATGATGCTGAACTTATCGTCCAGGCTCTTTTCCATATTGATGACGATGTGCCCTATCACGATGGTATCTTCCGAGATCCGTACATGGTCGTCGAACATCGGGTGGTCATCGATATCCAGCATTTCGTCGGCCGTTGAAATGATGAGCCGGCCGGTGGAGGGCTGCTGGATGGTGAGCTGTTCCCGTACGCCGTTTTCAGTTGAGAAGTCGCGGGAAACGGATACGGCCAGGGCGATGGCGAGCACGATACCGAGGATCCAGAAGAACCCGAGCGTCATGCCGGCGTATTTATTCGGCATCCGGTTGCCGGTGATTTTGCGCACCAGAAAGAGTATGAGCGAAAGGATGGGAACGCCTATCAGCAGGGCAAGGGCAGGCCAGAAGAGCATCGACTGGGTACCTTCTGCGAAGATGAGGTCTTTGATCGGCACCAGGACCGCGGAAAAGGAGGCAGCGGCGATCAGACCCACTACCATCACGAAGAGCAGAACAAATCCGAAGAAGAGGAAGAACCCTTTGGCAATCCACACGATGGCG
Above is a genomic segment from Chitinophaga pollutisoli containing:
- a CDS encoding PspC domain-containing protein, whose amino-acid sequence is MKKIININLSSRLIPIEDSAYELLRQYLDSLKRYFSQEEGADEIVSDIESRIAEIFQDKIKKGAHCITDVDVNEIKAAMGTPEQFGDEQPAGNNANNSQSQQQQQQYAFDPSYVRPRKRFYRDGDNKVIGGVCSGLAAYFRIDPVILRILFVITALFWGGGILVYLILWFATPEADSAAEKLEMRGERVDVNNIKATVQEEMNQIRARMEGMGEDVRNFSAGRGKQFGRDAGSAIESFFRGLGNAIVWIAKGFFLFFGFVLLFVMVVGLIAAASFSAVLVPIKDLIFAEGTQSMLFWPALALLIGVPILSLILFLVRKITGNRMPNKYAGMTLGFFWILGIVLAIALAVSVSRDFSTENGVREQLTIQQPSTGRLIISTADEMLDIDDHPMFDDHVRISEDTIVIGHIVINMEKSLDDKFSIMMGKKSRGRSSAEARDLARQIQFQISQRDSVIFLPSGFSIPRDSKYRLQRVYLTIYVPAGKEVIVDREARNHFHFDGYRRGRWWDEGHNWDEHDRMELKMNDNGDWERRDLPPAPGSERHQRDSLDRNYRYRGPDRENPAPAKTDTVPAAAEPKATASRPFVGFLFNTPVAYS
- the feoB gene encoding ferrous iron transport protein B, yielding MKAPINIALVGNPNSGKSSLFNALTGLNQKVGNFPGVTVDKKTGSARISPTLEANIIDLPGTYSLYPKSADEFVTYDVLLHPEGTDRPDMIIIIADASNLKRNLLFCSQIIDLKMPVIIGLTMMDLAKKKGIEVDLAGLERELGVPVVAINPRKNKGLQPLKKNIELIAQEKFQSPAREFIDSRQLAPAVIDGVKAIFPVSSDYAALHVAANHEELPFIPANKQHDIRELLKAQNFNKTKVQADEIMQRYARIKHIMNGTVVETDPLQQQLQTERIDNILLHRVWGYVILLGVLFLMFQSIFWLASYPMDLIDGVFGSLGGWVSEVLPDNSWTDLLVNGIIAGIGGIVIFIPQIAILFGLITILEDTGYMARISFLTDRLMRQVGLNGKSVMPLISGVACAVPAIMAARNIENRKERLITIMITPLMSCSARLPVYTIMIALVVPDTPVFGVFNLQGLAMMVLYLLGFVMAFIVAAVMKLFIKIREKSYFIMELPVYRAPRWKNVGTTMVEKSKIFITDAGKVIMVISIILWFLASYGPSNRMEAVHQQYETQMAAVTDEETLTQLDREMQSAKLANSYAGIVGHAIEPVVKPLGYDWKIGIALITSFAAREVFVGTMATLYSVDAEESDATLREKMAAAKWSDGRPVYTLATGLSLMIFYAFAMQCMSTLAIVKRETKSWKYPIIQFVYMTLLAYVCSWAVYNIFQ